In bacterium, a single window of DNA contains:
- a CDS encoding NAD(P)/FAD-dependent oxidoreductase produces MAKSMVIVGAGIAGLSTGCYALMNGYKTTIFEMHSMPGGLCAAWKRKGYTFDISMHMLIGSKSGPFHQMWRELGVLDGREFFYHDLAGRIESGGKRLDICADPRRLEDRMLALSPADAGPIKEFIRLLSGRSIFRGASLKPAEMFNLWDNIKMGAAFLPLLGVLGKYGHMTIQEFVQRFQDPFLRNAVRFFIDSPGWPMLRYPMVAMAGFTEALNDAGVPIGGSQKVILRIADLYRQLGGEIHCNSRATDLIIRNGRATGVRLEDGTEHSADTVVWAGDGHKLIFDILGGRYLNEEIKQMYGDWTPVLPLVHVAIGVARDMSKEPHRIVFELDKAVTVADEEHKWMCFLHHCFDPTMAPPGKSAVEVWYATRYDYWEKLARDRAAYEAEKKRIAEATVAELDKRWPGFASGVEVVDVPTPATYVRYTGNWQGSPDGWYVTPDNMGKRTLLRTLPGLSGLYMVGQWTAPFTGTVFAATSGRQLIQLLCKQDSTPFVTSPRRV; encoded by the coding sequence ATGGCGAAGAGCATGGTGATCGTCGGCGCGGGGATCGCCGGGCTTTCGACCGGATGCTACGCCCTCATGAACGGCTACAAGACGACCATTTTCGAGATGCACTCCATGCCCGGGGGATTATGCGCCGCATGGAAGCGGAAGGGGTACACCTTCGACATCAGCATGCACATGCTCATCGGCAGCAAGTCCGGGCCGTTTCACCAAATGTGGCGGGAGCTCGGCGTGCTTGATGGCCGCGAGTTCTTCTACCATGACTTGGCCGGGCGCATCGAGAGCGGCGGAAAGAGGCTCGACATCTGTGCCGATCCGCGACGGCTGGAGGACCGGATGCTCGCCCTGTCGCCGGCGGACGCCGGCCCGATCAAGGAGTTCATCCGTTTGCTCTCGGGAAGAAGCATTTTTCGCGGTGCGTCGCTGAAGCCGGCCGAGATGTTCAACCTCTGGGACAACATCAAGATGGGAGCGGCATTTCTTCCGCTCCTGGGGGTTCTCGGGAAATACGGTCACATGACGATCCAGGAGTTTGTGCAACGCTTCCAGGACCCGTTTCTGCGAAACGCCGTCAGGTTCTTCATCGACTCACCCGGGTGGCCGATGCTTCGCTACCCGATGGTTGCCATGGCCGGCTTTACCGAGGCCCTTAACGACGCCGGTGTGCCGATCGGAGGATCGCAGAAGGTCATTCTCCGGATCGCCGATCTCTACAGGCAGCTCGGAGGCGAGATTCACTGTAACAGCCGGGCCACGGATCTGATCATCCGGAATGGGCGTGCAACCGGTGTTCGGCTCGAGGACGGCACGGAGCATTCCGCGGACACCGTTGTGTGGGCAGGCGACGGCCACAAGCTGATCTTCGACATTCTGGGCGGGCGCTACCTCAATGAGGAAATCAAGCAAATGTACGGCGATTGGACCCCTGTGCTTCCGCTCGTGCACGTAGCCATCGGCGTCGCACGCGACATGTCGAAAGAACCCCATCGCATCGTCTTCGAACTCGATAAGGCCGTCACCGTTGCGGACGAGGAACACAAGTGGATGTGCTTTCTCCATCACTGCTTCGATCCGACCATGGCTCCTCCGGGAAAGTCGGCGGTCGAGGTTTGGTACGCGACGCGCTACGACTACTGGGAAAAGCTTGCCCGGGACCGTGCGGCATATGAAGCGGAAAAGAAGCGGATCGCGGAGGCGACCGTCGCCGAACTGGATAAGCGCTGGCCCGGGTTCGCATCCGGGGTCGAGGTCGTGGATGTTCCGACGCCGGCCACCTATGTCCGCTACACGGGCAACTGGCAGGGCTCGCCGGATGGTTGGTACGTCACTCCGGACAACATGGGGAAACGGACCTTGCTCCGGACGCTGCCCGGTCTGTCGGGCCTGTACATGGTAGGGCAGTGGACCGCACCGTTCACCGGCACGGTCTTCGCGGCGACATCCGGCCGCCAGCTCATCCAGCTGCTGTGCAAGCAGGATTCGACGCCCTTCGTGACATCTCCGCGGAGAGTGTAG
- a CDS encoding phospholipase A → MNSLSIGSRKQDSALTASVFLVLMTFLAPCTVRGEGPATRLEECAGIADNVERLRCYDAVPKEREPSSKAGGTYLTEIWELDETTRVRKFPITPYRSNYILPLTYNRTPNDAAVQETDPGKELDHYEVAYQISFKFKLWEDVLGGKADLWAAYTQVSFWQFYDRADSSPFRETDYEPEILLNFRTDYRLLGLKGRFLNVGFNHQSNGRSEPLSRSWNRVVANAGFDRGPVALILSAWYRIPEKDVDDDNPGIEDFMGYGQLTAYWFLGNHRLGVDLRNNLDFRDNRGAVQLEWAFPLTRWVNGYVRYFNGYGESLLDYNASSNRIGAGFVLKDW, encoded by the coding sequence GTGAACAGCCTGTCCATCGGTTCACGGAAACAGGACAGCGCGTTGACGGCCTCCGTCTTCCTGGTACTCATGACCTTCCTCGCCCCCTGCACGGTCCGGGGTGAGGGACCGGCGACCCGGCTGGAGGAGTGCGCGGGGATCGCCGACAATGTGGAAAGGTTGCGCTGCTACGATGCCGTTCCGAAGGAAAGGGAACCTTCCTCGAAGGCGGGCGGTACCTACCTGACCGAAATCTGGGAACTGGACGAGACAACCCGCGTCCGGAAATTCCCCATCACTCCGTACCGGTCCAACTACATCCTGCCCCTCACCTACAACCGAACCCCCAACGACGCCGCGGTCCAGGAGACCGATCCCGGAAAAGAGCTCGACCACTACGAAGTGGCATACCAGATCAGCTTCAAGTTCAAGCTGTGGGAAGACGTCTTGGGAGGGAAGGCCGACCTGTGGGCGGCATATACCCAGGTCTCCTTCTGGCAATTCTACGACCGTGCGGATTCCTCTCCGTTCCGGGAAACCGACTACGAGCCCGAGATCCTGCTCAACTTCCGGACGGATTACCGGCTCCTGGGCCTGAAGGGGCGCTTCCTCAACGTGGGATTCAACCACCAGTCCAACGGCCGATCCGAGCCGCTCTCCAGGAGTTGGAACCGCGTGGTGGCGAACGCGGGTTTCGATCGGGGGCCGGTCGCCCTGATCCTGTCCGCCTGGTACCGGATCCCGGAGAAGGATGTGGATGACGACAACCCCGGCATCGAGGACTTCATGGGGTACGGACAGCTAACCGCCTACTGGTTCCTGGGGAATCACCGGCTCGGGGTCGACCTGAGGAATAACCTCGATTTCCGGGACAACCGGGGAGCCGTCCAGCTGGAGTGGGCCTTTCCCCTGACCCGATGGGTGAACGGTTACGTCCGGTATTTCAACGGGTACGGCGAGAGCCTTCTGGACTACAATGCCTCCTCCAACCGGATCGGAGCGGGATTCGTGCTGAAGGACTGGTAG
- a CDS encoding radical SAM protein has product MKATCGIDTLELKGDLLTEGVCATASALEGVGTIYKEQNHGLFGWDFEDHGEEKLPDDFLLGDGTVVQFRKNSRSPFLVERAEDGILLLQKGGEAVCPISWIPRPSFYGKSTSDGTPMVKIGQIGGEDCFFICYNNYCVHFSKRKECLFCNLVDTSRKYRSVITRKQADQIGETAAAAFREGAAKHILLTGGCFGNEKEVEVVETILAAIRKHTGLDRIPGTLLPSPPEDPASLRRYRDAGIEAVAFSLEIWDEPLYRALCPGKAGDTPRRKFLDSLEEAVRVFGPGNVYGVFVMGLEPADSLFEGVDALGSLGAHVVPFVWSPNPGSRLYGHRAPRGAWYAENVRRFAETIAAKKLPPSINHCRKCDGNNMLHDALDRLRLEQGTPSFPEI; this is encoded by the coding sequence ATGAAAGCGACCTGCGGAATCGACACGTTGGAGCTGAAAGGGGATCTTCTCACGGAGGGAGTCTGCGCGACGGCGTCGGCGCTCGAGGGGGTCGGGACGATCTACAAGGAGCAGAACCACGGCCTGTTCGGATGGGACTTCGAGGACCACGGCGAGGAAAAACTCCCCGACGATTTCCTGCTGGGGGACGGTACGGTGGTTCAGTTCCGGAAGAACAGCAGGTCGCCGTTCCTCGTGGAGCGAGCGGAGGACGGAATACTCTTGTTGCAGAAGGGCGGTGAAGCGGTCTGCCCGATCTCCTGGATTCCCAGGCCGTCCTTCTACGGGAAGTCGACCAGCGATGGGACCCCGATGGTGAAGATCGGCCAGATCGGCGGCGAGGATTGCTTCTTCATCTGCTACAACAACTACTGCGTCCATTTTTCGAAGCGGAAGGAATGCCTCTTCTGCAACCTCGTGGATACTTCCAGGAAATACCGGAGCGTGATCACCCGGAAACAGGCCGACCAGATCGGCGAGACGGCCGCCGCGGCTTTCCGGGAAGGAGCGGCGAAGCACATCCTGTTGACCGGGGGGTGCTTCGGAAACGAAAAGGAAGTCGAAGTGGTGGAAACGATCCTGGCCGCGATCCGCAAACACACCGGCCTCGACCGGATCCCCGGCACTCTGCTCCCCTCGCCTCCCGAAGATCCCGCTTCCCTTCGAAGATACAGGGACGCAGGAATCGAGGCGGTGGCGTTCAGTCTCGAGATCTGGGACGAGCCGCTCTACCGGGCCCTATGCCCGGGCAAGGCGGGGGATACTCCCAGAAGGAAGTTCCTCGATTCACTGGAGGAGGCCGTTCGCGTGTTCGGACCGGGCAACGTCTACGGCGTGTTCGTCATGGGGCTGGAACCGGCAGACAGCCTCTTCGAGGGGGTCGATGCCCTGGGTTCCCTCGGCGCCCATGTCGTTCCCTTTGTGTGGAGCCCCAACCCCGGTTCCCGCCTGTACGGCCACCGTGCGCCGAGGGGCGCCTGGTACGCGGAGAACGTCCGGCGTTTTGCCGAAACCATCGCGGCGAAGAAGCTCCCTCCTTCGATCAACCACTGCCGGAAGTGTGACGGGAACAATATGCTCCATGACGCTCTTGATCGCTTGCGTCTCGAGCAGGGCACGCCGTCTTTTCCGGAGATTTGA
- a CDS encoding ankyrin repeat domain-containing protein, with protein sequence MSRRFLTACVAAALIITALGVWAHQLGFAPWSTRRVQDETRVIRVHDEARVLPSQDVPRFEGYLKWIFEESDIDVRLVILKGLQGVPIENATIDWMERLGIGMKGREERGVLILYDLAGQRLRVEIGYGLEGYLPDAFISYLMNDHARLFFASGDVSTGLQLMIRILQMRIRQAVLGEQFDPTVLEAVRRNAPLSGGGGASAAMAIRRGSASYKRSAFGPKERSRYVAQENPEQTYSRYLEWMAAGRFDPTVELFTPKSREYLQGLLMSKAYFDYILMGEHGKRFTTDIRGDLALLYFTNDPFISPHFFRRRDNRWYMDICAEVENTVERVGGVYTWDYRGRDDDFTRTFSDKLVNLQGYIRIAGGDNRELPTRGSASKSSETAGWTKLHFAAADGRTEEVRRILDHSKEVDVRNAKGRTPLYEASKRGRLDVVKLLIERGATINTKESDFSFTPLHVASERKHADIVRYLIGKGAVVDVRNKWEQTPLWQAAWQTWHQDSEVVEILLQNGADPNAWDHQGVTPLHIAASMGNTPVVALLLRKGADANSRTVKGSTPLHIAAGGDGDYLEIIRLLLDNRADINATVEGLTPLRIAEKRGHEQVITLLRERGAK encoded by the coding sequence GTGAGCCGTCGATTCCTTACTGCCTGTGTGGCCGCAGCACTCATCATCACGGCCTTGGGGGTTTGGGCCCACCAGCTGGGATTCGCTCCGTGGAGCACCCGAAGGGTACAAGACGAAACCCGGGTCATCAGGGTCCATGACGAAGCCCGGGTCCTTCCCTCCCAAGACGTTCCCCGATTCGAAGGTTATCTCAAGTGGATCTTCGAGGAATCGGATATCGATGTACGGCTTGTGATTCTGAAAGGTCTCCAAGGCGTCCCGATCGAAAACGCCACGATCGACTGGATGGAGCGTCTGGGAATCGGCATGAAGGGAAGGGAGGAGCGTGGGGTACTGATCCTGTATGACCTGGCGGGACAGCGCCTCCGCGTGGAAATCGGATACGGCCTCGAGGGGTACCTCCCCGATGCTTTCATCTCGTATCTGATGAACGATCATGCGCGGTTGTTTTTCGCTTCGGGGGACGTGAGCACCGGACTTCAGCTCATGATCCGGATTCTTCAAATGCGGATTCGCCAAGCCGTTCTCGGCGAGCAATTCGATCCTACGGTATTGGAGGCGGTTCGACGGAATGCTCCCCTCTCGGGCGGTGGTGGTGCATCCGCCGCCATGGCGATTCGTCGCGGTTCCGCCAGTTATAAGCGATCGGCATTCGGACCGAAGGAACGGTCGCGGTACGTTGCGCAGGAAAACCCGGAGCAAACGTACAGTCGGTATCTGGAGTGGATGGCTGCGGGGCGGTTTGATCCGACCGTTGAATTGTTCACTCCGAAGTCACGCGAGTATCTCCAGGGTCTCCTGATGTCCAAGGCATATTTCGACTACATCCTTATGGGCGAGCATGGAAAGCGGTTTACGACGGATATCCGCGGAGATCTGGCTCTTCTCTATTTCACGAACGACCCATTCATCTCTCCTCACTTCTTCCGGAGGCGGGACAACCGCTGGTACATGGATATATGCGCCGAGGTGGAAAATACGGTCGAACGGGTCGGGGGCGTATACACGTGGGATTACCGCGGCCGGGATGACGATTTCACCAGGACCTTCTCCGATAAGCTCGTCAACCTCCAAGGCTATATTCGCATCGCCGGCGGCGACAACCGCGAATTACCGACCCGGGGCTCCGCATCGAAATCCTCGGAAACCGCGGGATGGACAAAGCTTCATTTCGCTGCCGCGGATGGGCGAACGGAAGAGGTGAGAAGGATTCTCGACCACAGCAAGGAAGTCGACGTTCGTAACGCGAAGGGGAGAACGCCCCTGTACGAGGCTTCGAAGCGGGGCCGACTGGATGTGGTCAAGCTCCTGATCGAGAGGGGCGCCACGATCAACACGAAAGAATCCGATTTCAGCTTCACTCCTCTTCATGTGGCGTCGGAACGGAAACATGCAGATATCGTGCGGTACCTGATCGGCAAGGGGGCCGTCGTCGACGTCCGAAACAAGTGGGAACAAACCCCGCTCTGGCAGGCCGCGTGGCAGACATGGCACCAGGATTCGGAAGTCGTGGAGATCCTCCTGCAAAACGGAGCCGATCCGAATGCGTGGGATCATCAGGGGGTAACGCCTCTCCACATTGCCGCCAGCATGGGGAATACACCCGTAGTGGCTCTGTTGCTCCGAAAAGGTGCTGATGCAAATTCCCGAACGGTAAAGGGAAGCACTCCTTTGCACATAGCTGCCGGTGGGGATGGGGATTACCTTGAAATCATCAGACTTCTCCTGGATAACCGCGCCGACATCAACGCCACGGTGGAGGGTTTGACCCCGCTCCGGATCGCGGAAAAGAGGGGGCACGAACAAGTCATCACGCTTCTGCGCGAGCGCGGTGCAAAATAG
- the ygiD gene encoding 4,5-DOPA dioxygenase extradiol, with amino-acid sequence MTNPMPVVFFGHGNPMNALMDNAYTRGWAAIGKEVPRPGAILSVSAHWYISGTSVTAMPVPPTIHDFGGFPPELYRVEYPAPGDPALADRVRNLLSPISVPLDGDWGLDHGTWTVLRHAFPRADIPVVQLAIDKRQPAKFHFDVGKRLAPLRDEGVLIVGSGNLVHNLHAYAWGRYAAEPYEWAVRFEKKARELLLAGDDGPLIAYETLGRDAVLSIPTPDHYLPLLYVIAARREGDMIRFPIEGVDGGSVSMLAVLLG; translated from the coding sequence ATGACGAATCCCATGCCCGTCGTTTTCTTCGGACACGGCAACCCGATGAATGCCTTGATGGACAACGCTTATACGCGAGGCTGGGCCGCGATCGGCAAGGAAGTTCCGCGTCCGGGCGCCATCCTGTCGGTGTCCGCCCACTGGTACATTTCCGGAACGTCGGTTACGGCGATGCCGGTTCCCCCCACGATCCACGATTTCGGCGGCTTCCCACCGGAGCTGTACCGGGTCGAATACCCGGCGCCCGGGGATCCCGCCCTTGCGGACCGTGTCCGGAACCTGCTGTCGCCGATATCCGTCCCCCTCGACGGGGACTGGGGACTGGACCACGGGACCTGGACGGTCCTTCGCCATGCCTTCCCCCGGGCCGATATCCCCGTGGTCCAGCTTGCGATCGACAAGCGGCAGCCCGCGAAATTCCACTTCGACGTCGGGAAACGGCTCGCCCCGTTACGCGATGAAGGAGTGCTGATCGTCGGAAGCGGCAACCTCGTGCACAATCTTCACGCCTACGCGTGGGGACGGTATGCGGCGGAACCATATGAGTGGGCCGTGCGATTTGAAAAGAAGGCCCGCGAACTTCTGCTCGCGGGCGATGACGGTCCGTTGATCGCCTACGAGACGCTGGGTCGCGACGCGGTCCTGTCCATCCCCACGCCCGACCACTACTTGCCCCTGCTGTACGTGATCGCTGCCCGACGGGAAGGCGACATGATTCGTTTTCCGATCGAGGGAGTCGACGGCGGATCGGTCTCCATGCTCGCAGTCCTGCTCGGGTAA
- a CDS encoding transporter substrate-binding domain-containing protein, protein MKRLLMVVTALLLLGTFALPALTGDTLDDVRKKGVLVVGVKDSTPPFGYRDNRSGDIIGYDVDIAMAVAKNMDVRLEIKPVTSSDRIPQLLDGNIDMIAATMSITPDRSKLIDFSSTYFRTTQKFLAKRGTIRSLKDLVGKKIATARGSTAERNLKVALPGAKVVLYDDYDKAARALYQGKVAALATDEVILAGLLAKAPGKAKYQIPDIGISEELYGLGVRKGSGNFLYQVNSALKDMGTSGEGRRIFVKWFPAGKVASSAAPSRGPTRKSSPKASAAASAKSYPAAGVVFRRTATAARFLVMSIKGSLVTGADVSVFDPQGHYICGGTVKSTYEDEAYVDVDKSDAVETGFVVAMNVAKGEAAALINQRRDIIAAVKAESKKESASMAEENKKAFEEEEKQRRGEQNAAEQRKFQQESQSDWYYYRRY, encoded by the coding sequence ATGAAGAGACTACTCATGGTCGTCACGGCGCTCCTTCTGCTCGGCACCTTCGCTCTCCCCGCCCTTACCGGCGACACGCTCGATGACGTCAGGAAGAAAGGCGTCCTGGTTGTGGGCGTCAAGGACTCGACTCCGCCGTTCGGCTACAGGGACAACCGGTCCGGCGACATCATCGGATACGACGTAGACATCGCGATGGCGGTCGCGAAAAATATGGACGTCAGGCTCGAGATCAAACCCGTCACGTCTTCGGACCGGATCCCGCAGCTGCTGGATGGAAATATCGACATGATCGCCGCGACGATGTCGATCACCCCGGACCGCTCGAAGTTGATCGACTTCAGTTCCACATATTTTCGTACGACCCAGAAGTTTCTGGCGAAGAGGGGAACGATCCGGAGCCTCAAGGACCTCGTCGGAAAGAAGATCGCGACGGCCCGCGGATCGACCGCCGAGCGGAACCTGAAAGTCGCGCTCCCGGGGGCGAAGGTCGTGCTCTACGACGACTACGACAAGGCAGCCCGGGCGCTATATCAAGGGAAAGTCGCAGCGCTGGCGACCGACGAGGTGATCCTGGCGGGGTTGCTCGCGAAGGCGCCAGGCAAGGCAAAGTACCAAATACCCGACATCGGGATTTCCGAGGAGCTCTACGGGCTCGGGGTCCGGAAGGGGAGCGGAAATTTTCTCTACCAGGTGAATTCGGCGCTGAAGGATATGGGCACGAGTGGGGAGGGGAGAAGGATTTTCGTGAAATGGTTCCCCGCCGGGAAGGTCGCATCTTCCGCCGCGCCATCCCGGGGTCCCACCCGGAAGTCCTCCCCGAAAGCTTCCGCCGCAGCATCTGCGAAATCGTACCCCGCAGCCGGGGTGGTCTTCCGGAGGACGGCAACGGCGGCACGATTCCTTGTGATGTCGATCAAGGGATCGTTGGTGACAGGGGCGGATGTATCGGTGTTCGATCCACAGGGCCATTACATCTGCGGCGGGACGGTGAAGAGCACCTACGAGGATGAGGCCTACGTCGATGTCGACAAGAGCGACGCCGTGGAAACCGGGTTCGTTGTAGCGATGAACGTGGCCAAGGGAGAAGCGGCGGCCCTCATCAATCAGCGGCGGGACATCATCGCTGCGGTGAAGGCAGAGTCGAAAAAGGAGTCTGCAAGCATGGCGGAAGAGAACAAGAAGGCTTTCGAGGAGGAGGAGAAACAAAGGCGAGGGGAGCAGAACGCGGCCGAGCAGAGAAAGTTCCAGCAGGAAAGCCAGTCGGATTGGTACTATTACCGCCGCTACTAA
- a CDS encoding PAS domain S-box protein, with product MSAEDFDPDVPHVASATGEIISEVRREAALLKTGALQSAIFNSANFSSIATDAKGVIQIFNVGAERMLGYTAADVVNKISPADISDPQEVIARAKSLSVEIGTPITPGFEALVFKASRGIEDIYELTYIRKDGSRFPAVVSVTALRDAQNAIIGYLLIGTDNTARKQIEEEQKQLAQRLRDHQFYTRSLFESNIDALMTTDPSGIITDVNKQMEALTGCTRDELIGAPFKNFFTDPDQAEASIKLVLSEKKVTDYELTARARDGKETVVSYNATTFYDRDRRLQGVFAAARDVTERKRLDQVLQEKNAELESARSVAEKANLAKSDFLSGMSHELRSPLNSILGFAQLMESDSPPPTPSQKESIAQILQAGWHLLKLIDEILDLAKVESRKVPLSREPVSLAEVMLECQGMIEPQAQQRGIRMIYPGFDTPYFVLADRTRVKQVLINLLSNAIKYNVEQGTVEVKCNENTPGRIRVSIRDTGAGLNPEQLAQLFQAFNRLGQEAGGEEGTGIGLVVAKRLVELMGGVIGVESTVGTGSVFWFEFNSVAEPHVPMEGGEAEAMAQPHVPRGALLHTLLYIEDKPANLKLVEQIIARHPDIRLLTAVNGKGGVEIARDSRPDVILMDINLPDINGFEALKILRSGPATAHIPVIAISANAMPLDIDRGLKAGFFRYLTKPIKVSEFMEAMDVALKYARDKS from the coding sequence ATGTCCGCTGAAGATTTCGATCCCGACGTTCCCCACGTCGCCTCCGCTACGGGGGAAATCATCTCCGAGGTCCGTCGCGAAGCGGCCCTGCTCAAGACAGGGGCCCTGCAGAGCGCGATTTTCAACAGCGCCAACTTCTCGAGCATCGCCACGGACGCGAAGGGCGTCATCCAGATCTTCAACGTCGGCGCCGAGCGGATGCTCGGATACACGGCCGCCGATGTGGTGAACAAGATCAGCCCGGCCGACATCTCCGATCCCCAGGAAGTGATCGCTCGCGCCAAGTCGTTGAGCGTCGAGATCGGAACCCCGATTACCCCGGGCTTCGAGGCATTGGTGTTCAAGGCCTCGCGCGGCATCGAGGACATTTATGAGCTGACCTACATTCGAAAGGATGGCAGCCGCTTTCCGGCGGTCGTATCGGTCACGGCGCTGCGTGACGCTCAAAACGCAATTATCGGTTACCTGTTGATCGGCACCGACAATACCGCGCGCAAGCAGATCGAGGAAGAGCAGAAGCAGCTCGCCCAGCGCCTGCGCGACCATCAGTTCTACACTCGTTCCCTGTTCGAATCCAACATCGACGCACTGATGACCACCGATCCGTCCGGCATCATCACGGACGTCAACAAGCAGATGGAGGCGCTCACCGGTTGCACGCGCGACGAATTGATCGGCGCTCCGTTCAAGAACTTCTTCACCGATCCGGACCAGGCCGAGGCGAGCATCAAGCTGGTGCTGAGCGAAAAGAAGGTCACCGACTACGAGCTCACCGCACGCGCCAGGGACGGGAAGGAAACCGTGGTGTCCTACAATGCGACCACCTTCTACGATCGGGACAGGAGGCTGCAGGGCGTGTTCGCCGCTGCGCGCGACGTCACCGAACGCAAACGCCTGGATCAGGTGCTGCAGGAAAAGAACGCCGAGCTGGAGAGCGCCAGGTCCGTGGCGGAAAAAGCCAACCTTGCAAAATCGGATTTCCTTTCCGGCATGAGCCATGAGCTGCGCAGCCCGCTCAATTCCATCCTCGGGTTCGCCCAGTTGATGGAGTCCGATTCCCCGCCGCCGACGCCCTCCCAGAAGGAAAGCATCGCCCAGATTCTTCAGGCGGGATGGCATCTGCTGAAGTTGATCGACGAAATCCTCGATCTCGCGAAAGTCGAGTCCAGGAAGGTGCCGCTGTCGCGGGAGCCGGTGTCGCTGGCCGAAGTCATGCTCGAATGCCAGGGCATGATCGAACCGCAGGCGCAACAGCGCGGCATCCGCATGATCTATCCCGGGTTCGACACGCCATATTTTGTTTTGGCCGACCGGACCCGGGTGAAGCAGGTTCTCATCAACCTGCTTTCCAACGCGATCAAGTACAACGTCGAGCAGGGAACGGTCGAGGTGAAATGCAACGAGAACACGCCGGGACGCATTCGCGTGAGCATCAGGGACACCGGCGCGGGACTGAATCCGGAGCAGCTGGCGCAGCTATTCCAGGCGTTCAATCGTCTCGGACAGGAGGCCGGCGGGGAGGAAGGCACAGGCATCGGCCTCGTGGTGGCAAAGCGACTGGTCGAACTGATGGGGGGCGTAATCGGCGTGGAGAGCACCGTCGGAACGGGAAGCGTGTTCTGGTTCGAATTCAACTCGGTTGCCGAGCCGCACGTTCCCATGGAAGGAGGCGAAGCGGAGGCTATGGCCCAACCGCATGTGCCTCGCGGAGCGCTGCTGCACACCCTCCTCTATATAGAGGACAAACCGGCGAACTTGAAGCTGGTCGAGCAAATCATCGCGCGCCACCCCGATATTCGCCTGCTGACCGCCGTGAACGGGAAAGGCGGCGTCGAGATTGCGCGCGATTCCCGGCCGGATGTGATCCTGATGGATATCAATCTGCCCGACATCAACGGCTTCGAAGCCCTGAAAATCCTGCGCTCAGGCCCGGCCACGGCACATATCCCGGTCATCGCCATCAGTGCGAATGCGATGCCCCTTGATATCGATCGGGGCCTGAAGGCAGGGTTCTTCCGCTATCTCACCAAGCCGATCAAGGTCAGCGAGTTCATGGAGGCGATGGATGTGGCACTGAAATATGCGCGAGACAAATCATGA